A DNA window from Oncorhynchus tshawytscha isolate Ot180627B linkage group LG13, Otsh_v2.0, whole genome shotgun sequence contains the following coding sequences:
- the LOC112247378 gene encoding potassium voltage-gated channel subfamily E member 4-like — protein sequence MFHRSVARKRFIPPQTPLRMEKSHNFTTHQVLPLQRANDASQTDKSNGNAYVYIFIVISFYGVFLVGIMLGYVRSKRREKRRSNVFTRLVHEEEQREWGALKKKHSITMTSFQVSLPFSAGSQDVNEGRVLSSPLACALFSIEQTSVSSLCSSADARFAIEEESDSGTAEGPDETLKGSSTDNSDDSAEIQILGEEL from the exons ATGTTCCACCGTTCTGTTGCTCG GAAACGTTTCATTCCACCTCAAACTCCACTGAGGATGGAGAAGTCACACAACTTCACAACGCACCAAGTTCTTCCCCTGCAGAGGGCTAATGATGCTTCCCAAACCGACAAAAGCAACGGCAACGCATACGTGTACATTTTCATAGTAATCTCCTTCTATGGAGTCTTCCTCGTTGGTATAATGCTGGGCTATGTTCGCTCCAAAAGGCGGGAGAAGAGAAGGTCGAACGTTTTTACGCGCCTGGTGCACGAGGAGGAGCAGCGGGAATGGGGCGCGCTGAAAAAGAAGCACAGCATCACCATGACCTCCTTCCAGGTATCGCTTCCCTTCTCCGCGGGGAGCCAGGATGTCAATGAAGGAAGGGTCCTGAGCTCCCCTCTGGCCTGCGCCCTGTTCTCCATTGAACAAACCAGTGTCAGTTCACTGTGCTCCTCCGCCGACGCGCGCTTTGCCATCGAGGAGGAGTCGGACAGCGGGACCGCGGAGGGACCGGACGAGACCCTGAAGGGCAGTTCTACTGACAACAGCGACGACTCCGCAGAGATACAGATACTCGGAGAGGAACTGTGA
- the LOC112247394 gene encoding long-chain-fatty-acid--CoA ligase 3-like: MKLKEDLNPVLLLLFQVTVWLYSVLAFLPSYLFSSVSESDAGLGSEQERAQRLKAQSVTGRPAGPYRAMGATKRLVSSLHPGVDTLDKVFEDASRRFPDRDCLGTREVVMEEDERQNNGKVFKKVILGQYRWLSYAETHKAAARFGSGLAALGQRAHNNIAIFCETRAEWVIAAQACFMQNFPLVTLYSTLGGPAITHGLNETEVSHIITSRELLETRLKFILLEVPRLQHIIVVDDTPTKWPGYPRGISVHNMATVQELGTKLENVSRGRKQPMPSDIAVIMYTSGSTGVPKGVMISHSNIIAGITGMAERIPNLGENDTYIGYLPLAHVLELSAELVCVAHGCRIGYSSPQTLADQSTKIKKGSKGDTSVLQPTLMAAVPEIMDRIYKNVMTKVEEMSSAQRTLFTLAYNYKLEQLSQGRSTPLCDNLVFKKVRSLLGGKTRVLLSGGAPLSAATQRFMNVCFCCPVGQGYGLTETCGAGTISEMWDYSTGRVGGPLICSEIKLKDWVEGGYHSTDTPNPQGEILIGGPNVTMGYYKNEAKNQDFFVDDNGQRWFCTGDIGEVHPDGCLKIIDRKKDLVKLQAGEYVSLGKVEAMLKNCPLIDNICAYANSEEMYVIGFVVPNQKHLLSLAEQYCIRGSWEELCNNAAMEGVVLQVITEAALSAQLERFEIPRKIRLSPDPWTPETGLVTDAFKLKRQQLKSKYQDDIERMYGGK, encoded by the exons ATGAAGCTGAAAGAGGACCTGAACccagtgctgctgctgctcttcCAGGTGACGGTGTGGCTGTACTCTGTCCTAGCCTTCCTCCCCTCCTACCTCTTCAGCTCTGTGTCAGAATCAGATGCAGGCCTTGGCTCAGAACAGGAGCGGGCTCAGAGACTCAAGGCCCAGTCTGTGACGGGTCGCCCCGCGGGGCCCTACAGGGCCATGGGCGCCACCAAGAGGCTGGTGTCATCCCTGCACCCCGGGGTAGACACACTGGATAAGGTGTTTGAGGATGCATCCAGAAGGTTCCCTGACAGAGACTGCCTGGGCACCAGAGAGGTGGTcatggaggaggatgagagacagAACAACGGAAAGGTCTTCAAGAAG GTGATCCTGGGGCAGTACCGCTGGCTGTCCTATGCTGAGACCCACAAGGCAGCAGCACGCTTTGGCAGTGGTCTTGCAGCGCTGGGCCAGAGGGCCCACAACAACATTGCCATCTTCTGTGAGACCAGGGCCGAGTGGGTCATAGCCGCACAGGCGTGCTTCATGCAAAACTTCCCAT TGGTCACTCTGTACTCTACCCTGGGGGGTCCGGCCATTACTCACGGTCTGAACGAGACAGAGGTTAGTCACATCATCACCAGCAGAGAGCTACTGGAGACCAGACTCAAG TTCATCCTGCTGGAGGTGCCCAGGCTGCAGCACATCATTGTGGTGGATGACACGCCCACGAAGTGGCCTGGTTACCCACGAGGCATCAGTGTCCACAACATGGCTACCGTTCAGGAGCTGGGGACCAAGCTTGAgaatg tgtctcgTGGGCGTAAACAGCCCATGCCCTCTGACATCGCTGTAATCATGTACACCAGCGGCTCCACTGGCGTACCCAAGGGCGTCATGATCTCCCATAGCAACATCATTGCTGGCATCACTGGCATGGCAGAAAGGATACCCAACCTGGG TGAGAATGATACCTACATCGGGTACCTCCCCCTGGCCCATGTGTTGGAGCTGAGTGCAGAGCTGGTGTGTGTGGCTCATGGCTGCAGGATCGGCTACTCCTCCCCCCAGACGCTAGCGGACCAG TCAACAAAGATTAAAAAAGGCAGCAAAGGAGACACCAGTGTTCTGCAGCCTACTCTAATGGCAGCTGTGCCG GAGATTATGGATCGTATCTATAAGAATGTGATGACCAAGGTGGAGGAGATGAGCAGTGCTCAGAGGACTCTGTTCACTCTGGCCTACAACTACAAGCTGGAGCAGCTCTCCCAAGGACGCAGCACACCACTATGTGACAA CCTGGTTTTTAAGAAGGTTCGGTCCCTCTTGGGGGGGAAGACCAGGGTGCTGCTGTCGGGCGGGGCACCCCTCTCTGCCGCCACCCAGCGCTTCATGAACGTGTGCTTCTGTTGCCCCGTGGGCCAGGGCTACGGCCTCACCGAGACCTGCGGCGCTGGCACCATCAgcgaga TGTGGGACTACAGCACAGGGCGAGTTGGAGGACCGCTCATTTGTTCTGAAATCAAGCTCAAGGATTGGGTGGAGG GTGGCtaccacagcacagacacacccaACCCACAAGGTGAGATCCTGATTGGCGGGCCCAACGTAACCATGGGTTACTATAAGAATGAGGCCAAGAACCAGGACTTCTTTGTGGACGACAACGGCCAGCGCTGGTTCTGTACGGGAGACATAGGAGAGGTCCATCCTGATGGATGCCTCAAGATCATTG ATCGTAAGAAGGACCTGGTTAAGCTCCAGGCAGGAGAGTATGTGTCTCTGGGGAAGGTGGAGGCCATGCTGAAGAACTGCCCCCTTATAGACAACATCTGTGCCTACgccaacag TGAAGAGATGTACGTGATTGGCTTTGTGGTGCCCAATCAGAAGCATCTGCTGTCGCTAGCGGAGCAGTATTGTATCCGGGGCTCGTGGGAGGAGCTGTGTAACAATGCTGCCATGGAGGGGGTGGTCCTGCAGGTCATCACTGAGGCTGCCCTATCAG CCCAGCTGGAACGGTTTGAGATCCCCCGTAAGATCCGTCTGAGCCCCGACCCCTGGACCCCCGAGACGGGCCTGGTGACCGACGCCTTCAAGCTCAAACGCCAGCAGCTGAAGAGTAAGTACCAGGACGACATCGAGAGAATGTATGGCGGGAAGtag